The sequence CTTTTTACCTGTCCCATAAATATTCTCCTTAGATAATGTTAAATAGAGCCAAACAACTCTGGTTCCAACCTAGTGTCTATAGTCATTGATGTATCCATTCCTTCAAACTGGATATGAGGTATCACATTTATTTTACATGAATACCATCCTGGCTTACCAGGAATATTCTTAACTTCAATAGAAACATTTCTAAAAGGATATCTTGCCATTTCCAAAGGAGTTGGCTGATATACGGTTGTTACAAACCCCGATATCCAATCAGATAAGATACTTTGAATTTGTTCAGCCCCTACAACACTTCCTATCTTATCCCTAATGACACATTTTATATAATGAGAAATTCTTGATATACACATAGTATATGATAGATTTGCTATCAATCTTGAATTTGCCGAATCAAAATCATCAACAAATTCTTCAACTTTTTTTGCTGAATTTATACTAAAGAAACAAGCGTTATTTGTACCTTTCTCACCAACAAACGGTATCAAGCCAACATTAGCCAAAGAAAGCTCCATATAATCAGCGAATAAGACATTTAAAGGAGGTTTAGCTTCTAAAACACCTTTATTATCATAGACGCATGAAACTAAATTTCTGACATATCCTCCACTCTCTACACCTCTAATATATTGAAACCATCTTGTTTTATCATAAGATCTCATCATATTTTTAATTAGCTGAATAGATGATGGCCCCCATAAATAACTTTTATTATCTTCATAATCAACAAATTCATTAAAACCTTCCATAAGCTTATACTGAACAGGATTATTTTCAGGATTATATGGTTGACGCAACATAAAATCACCAACTGTTAAACCAATATATGCAGCGACATCAAGGTTTCTGAAATCATTCCATTCTTTATACCTAGGATGCTCTAAGAGAGTCTCAAAACTTTTTATCTGAGTAATCTCAGAAAGATCACTTACTCCAAAAAATGATTTATCTATAGAAGCAATAAATGGTGCATGTGAGTTTTTAGCTACCATTCCCATTCCTGTCAACCAAATAATATCATTAGTAGTATTTTCAAAATCATAAAGACCTAATATACCACCATATGGTTCACCTCCATATTGATCAAATTCAGAGACATATACTTTCTTGAAGAAATCACTACTTGATATGTCATAGAGGTTTCTTTCAAAGTCATATTGTAACTCTTCTTTTTTAACATCAAGAATACTTACTTCAACATTATCATAATCTTCTTGACAAACCTCCTGCACTTTTAACCATTCTTGTTCTAAAGCCCTAAATTCAGCATTTGAAATTATAGAGTTTACTTGTAAATCTATTAATCTATCAATAACAGTAATAACTTTTTGAATGTATTTTTGATTATAATTATTTATATCATTATTATTTGCCAATACTAAAGACAAAGCCATAAGATTTCTAGCATTATAGTCATTTGATAGAGACAATACCTTAGAAGCATCATCAGACACATTAAAATCTATATTTTTAAGAACTCCTTCAACCTCTGTTGATCCTCCGAAATTATTTAAAAGCTCTTCTGTAAGGTTTGTTTTATTTTCTGACATAAAAAAGTCCTCTTATCTATTGTTTATCATCTGCTTCTTGTAAATCACTAAGTTCACTAGAGTCAGCTTCAACTGTATCACTAGAGTCTTTTATAGAATAGTTTGCTAATGCAGGAATCTTCTTCTTCAAAGCCTCTAATTCTTTTTCATTAGAGAAAATCATGTCAATTACTTTTTTTAGATTTCTATTATTTTCAATATCTTTAGCGAATGATGCAAGTATTTCCTTCATTTCTAGCAAAGCTCTAATTTCCGGAACTTTTTTTGCCACTGCATCTGGCCTAAAATCTTTAATACTTTGTATCTTATAATTAACTCTAAGATTACTAGGATCCTTAGATACAAAATTTGGAGCTTCAAAATCAAAAGATATATTCATGTCGTCCAGCACTCTATCAACACCATTTCTTATTCTTCTGACTTGCCTATCTGTAAATTCTTTTTTAGCATCATCAGATCTTCCCTTTGATAAATCTCCAACTACCAAAACTCTATATGGTAATTCTTTCTTTTTGAGAACACCATCTACTTGAGTCTCATAATTTATCATTAATCTTGAATTTGGAATTTTATTTTTCGCCATTCTGTCTCCTTTTTTTAAGATCCCTAAAAGCAACATACATCAATAAATATAATAAAACAATAAGTTTTTATAATCTATACCCAAATTATTGGTCTGTAAATCCTATTTAAATCATCAATAGAGTATCCTTTTGCAGGAATAGTTGCTAGTACACTAAAGCCTTGAGAACTCCTAACTTCTTCATGCTCGAAGCCAAGATTTAAAGCGACTTTAGCTTCAACTATATTTTTTATCTTTTTAACATATTCATCCTTACTGAGATTACTATATGAGTATAAATTCTCATTATCTTTAGTAATATCAACAGATACATCATTAGATATAGGGTCATATGCTAAACCAATATTAAAGCCAGTTTTATCCGTGTTTGTAGAGTTTTCTTGCTTTAATATCCTAAAGCCTCTAAATTGTCTTTCTAGATTATGTTCATCAAGAGAAATAATGTTGTTATAAATACTCTGTAAAACAGCCTCAGTATTAGCAGCTCTATCAATGCTTGTAAACTCGTTTACTTTGCCATCACTACTTCTTACAGGAGTACTTTTTATACCAAGCTTCATTTCATGGCCTTCCTTAAAAAATTCAGAAGAATAACCAAAGGTTGACTCAAATACTATACCTGTTACTCCACTTTTTTCTACCGTATAACAAATATCTTTTAATAGATCTTTATTATTATTAACCAAAGTAAAGAAAGCACTAGTTGGAATACAAATTGAAGCACATAATCTTTGGACTTCAACAAAACTATCCATAAAATTTAACATGTTTACTAAAGCAGACAATAATTCGCAATCTTCACTTACTTTTTGCCTAAAGAGTTTATAAGGCTCACATAACGATCTTAAGATTTGTTTAACCATATTTAGATGGCTTTCTGAGACATCATGAGATCCAACTCTTCCGTTTCTACTTTTAGCCATTCTTCTTAGTAACAAATAAAAACCTCTTACTAATCTATCTAGAGATTTTATAATCTTACATAGCTTAACTACAGTTTCTGAAGATGAATTATCCTCCTCTATTGAGAAGTTTATAATTAGGCCTGTAAAATATGCATACTCTTGAGAAAGTTCAAAATCAAATCCAGGTAACCTCTCTTTTAACCATCCAGTAAAGCTAAAACTACTACTAGAAAAAGCTCTCTTAAAAGACGAACTACTTTTCCATTTAGCATCCTTATTTAATAAAACTAAGTTATCTAGCAATTTTTTCTGACATTCCATCATTGGAGATATAAAGGATTTTATGAAGTCAGCCTCATCATCTACCATCATAAACTCCATATATCTTTGGATTGCTAGTTTAACAAAATATTCCTCAAATGTTATTTTATACTTATTCTTTTTGGCCGAAAAACTCGATAACTCATCTAATGGAGATACACCGACTCTTGAAACTCTTGAATCCAATGAATACATTCTATTAAAACCAGCTAAACTAACTGTTGATCCTAAAGAAACAGAAGAAGCATTTTCATTTTCTGATATAACATCACCTATCCTTTTATCACAAAGCACATTAATAGATGTATAGCTAATATTTGATTCTGGGCTTATTACAGTAACAGTATTTTCTAAATTTTCTATAAACTCTTTTGTTTTATTTGCATTTTCTTTCGTGCTTAGGAAATCCTTTGCTTCATCTCTCTTTGACTCATTAGTCATCATATTACAAAGATTAAATAATATAGGTAAGTCACTACTATCATCAAATTCAACTATATTTATTGTTGACATCTGATCTTTAAATTCTTCTTTCTTCAAGGTTTGAGAGTAATTAACTAAAGTATCTTGAACATAGAATGAATCAGGATCATTAAATATTTTAGCTTTATCAAAACTTGGATTATATTGTTGATAGCTAGTTGAAAGAACAGATTCTGCAGCTTTCTTTTTTATATCTATAGAAGCAATATCTTTAAATTTAGATTTAAGCTCATTCAGATCAGCCCCAGCACTACCCGATAAACCTGCTAAAGATGAGTTTTGTGATAAAACATTAAGGATATCATTTGTATCAACATTTGTCAGACCACCCCCTTTAAGCTTATAGACCTCATTCAGAGAATCTATTATTGAATCAAAAGTGCTTCCTTTATCATATATACCAGACAATGTGTCTTGCATGCTGTTAAAAGCACTTGTTCCTCTTGACTTAGCAAAGTTAAAATCTTCCTGAGCAGCATTTGCTGCACTTTCCATTAACGAGCCTGCTTTATCTTTTGCATAATTACCAAAATCAACATAATCTTTTGTTAAATCTTTAGCCGCTGAAAGTCCCTGATTTTTCAAATCCAGACTATCACCAGTAAATAATCTTTGTGCAGAATCTTCTAAAATTCCTGATTTATATGATATTGCTCCTTTTAACTCATGTCTTTTAGACATAGAATGTCCCATGCCTGACTTTATATTATATGAACCTTCAGTCTGATTTAAATCTAACATTTTTGTAGTCATTGGTATACATATCCTCATAGTTCTTAACTTAGAGGCTGACTGCTTAGAATATAGACCAAATCTTGCCTTAATTTCCATATCACTGAATTCAGATAAATTTGGTATTTTAAACGGAGATTTAAAACTTTCACTAACATTTTTTTTGATAACAGAATCAACTTGATTCCTAAACTTATTTACTGATCCTTTAGCATCTGAAAAACCTATTAAATCATCAGCTAATATTTTTCCTTTTATTTCTCCTGAAAGAAGATCAAAACTTGCGGTATTAGTCGAAGTTTTAATCTGGATTAAAGGATTTTCATAGTCTTTAGAGCTAGTTCCAAGAACCATTAAACCTTCACCATCTTTATCAGCACCCAAACTTTGTTTCTTATAATTATTTTTTGAGTATCCTGATAAAGCACTCCTACCAAAATATATTTGTTCTATTTCTGGATACGTATACTCTCTTATTAAATCAAGTCCATCTCTAGTTTTAGGAACTAAATATCTATAAGAGCCTTCTGGTGTATTTAAGACAAAACCTAAATCATTTAAAAGCTTATAATCTTCCTTAAACCTTGGGGTATAAACAAAGCTTTTTGCCTCTCTAGATCCTTTAGCTGTAACTACTTTAAGATTAATATTCCCTCTAAAGTTATCCAATAGTTCCAAAGACTTAGAATCTGTAAAGTTCAATTTATTTGTACTTGCACTAATATCAACATCATAGCTAAATAAAGATGAAGATGCTTTTCCACTCATTCTCAAGTAAAGAGGAATGAATGATTTAACTTCTCGACTGCCACTAGCATAAACAGGAAGATTAGACCATAAATTTATACATGAGCTACCAGCAAAACTCTTCTCTCCAGCAGCTGCAAGACTAGCAGCTGCAGATGCATTTTTAGTATTAACAGATGCTGTTAATTTTGCATTAAACTTAAACTTTGGTAGTGAAGTTAACTGAGCTATATTACCCCCGCCCAACATCTGATTAACACTAGACTTTATGAAAAAATTATATACTTCAGTATCAGTAATACTACTCCAAAGTTTAACTCTATTAGGATCCTTATAAAAAGCAAAATCTCTATCTTTTATTCTTGTAAGAATACTTTTCTGCTTATGAGAATCTTTTAAAAACTTTTCAAAATATTTTTTTCTCTCCACTGCATAAGTATTAGCCATTACATCTATCATTTTGAGTTTTTGAGCTACAATTATCTCATCCTCAAAAAACATATGCCTTTCGATATCATTATAAAACCATGCTTTTATAAAATCGAAAAAGCCTCCATTTACTTTTTCTTTTTTCAGATCATCCGTATCATACAATAAATCATTTATATCTTCAGACATACACTCTCCCCTTAAGCCTCTTAATTCTAAATTGATTCTGACATAAACTTTTTTTTAAAAAAAGTTTTTTAGATAATAATTGAATAAATATTTCTTACTTAAAATAATTTACTTGCCCAAGTATAACTTTATCATTTGCGCCTGTTGCCGCAGGTATATTATTATAGTTTTTATTAAGAGTTTCATTCCCTAACACAGCAAATGCTACAGCCTCTTTCGCATCACTATTCTCACCAACATCTTCAAATGTTAATACATCCACTTCCAATAATTCCGCTATAGTTTTTATTAGAAACTTATTATAAGCTCCTCCTCCTGTAAAGATTATTTGATCTAAATCATGTTTATTCAGAACAAAATCTTTGTATGCTCTAGCAATACTTTCAGCGGTAAATATAGTTAGCGTATGTACTATATCTTCAGAAGTGTTTTCTTTATATTTATTAATAATAAAATCTGTATATTCAATCCCAAATAACTCTCTACCTGTAGATTTTGGAGGCTTCTGCTTTAAATATGGATTTTCTAGAAGCTCTTGCAACATACCTTTTATTAGTTTGCCCTCTTTAGCTATATTACCATCTTCATCATAGCTTTTTGCAAATAAAACTTCTACTGCTCTATTTATCATCATATTCCCTGGACCAGTATCAAAGGCATAGACATCTTCAATATTCGCATTTTTAGGAATAATTGTTGTATTAGCAATTCCACCGATATTATGTAAAGCTCGTGATTTATCTTTATCTCTATATAAAATATAGTCTACATATGGAACTAATGGTGCACCATCACCTCCTGCGGCAATATCTCCCGCACGAAAGTTTGATACCACAGTTGTTTGACACTCATAAGCAATTGTTGCAGCATCACCTAATTGTAATGAAGACTTTATAAAACCACCTTCACATACTGCTTGATGATAAATCGTCTGACCATGGTTAGCTATAAATGCTATATCTTTTAAATTTAGCCCTACCTTCTTAACTAATTTTTTTACCGCATTAGCATATTCTTGACCTAGCTTAAAATTAAGACTGCATAGAAGCTGAGCATTACTCTTTGATAAATCTAAAGATTGCTTAATATCATTTAACAAACCATCCAAATATGGATATGTCTCAAAATTAACTAACTTGATATCTGTATCTAACCCACAACCTTTAATTTTACACAAAGCTACATCAATACCATCTAATGATGTTCCTGACATAATTCCTATGCAATACTTATAATCACTCATATAAAACTTCCCATATTCAAAACACTCTTAGATAAATTACATCCTAAAAAAGCTTTAAACTCAATCCTTAAACTTGTTTAGATATATAAGTTTGTTTATTCTTAAATAACAAATAACTATTTTTATTATATAGTCATGAGGTATTTCCAACTAAAGCTTTCTCTTTTTCTTATATTCTTTATTAGTGCTATTTTACTAAATAGTGTTGGTATAGTTATACTACAATCAGTTACTCACTATCATGTCACAGATGTTCAAGCAAGTATTCTTGAAGCATGTAAAGATCTAACTATAGCTATCGTATCTTTTATTATATGCTCCTTTATTCCAAGATACGGTTATAAAAGAGCAATGCTTACAGGGCTAGCAATAATCACTATAGGTTGTATTGCAATGGCAACCTTAAATAGTTTTTTAATTACTAAAATACTATTTATTCTAATCGGAGTATCCTTTGCGCTAATCAAAGTCTCAGTATATTCAACTGTAGGTTTAATAACTAATGATTCAAAAGCACATGCCAGTCTTATGAGTTTATTAGAAGGTGTCTTTCAGATAGGTGTAGTATTATGCTTTTTTATATTTAGTATATTTATACATTTTGGTAATTGGCTCGGTACATACTGGCTAATTGTTGGCTTATGCATAATTGCTTTTTTATTACTTTTATTTACAAAACTTGATGAATCAGCTGTTCATATATCCCAAGACTCTAACTTCTTAGTAGATACTCTAAGTATGCTAAAGCTTATAAAGCTACCAATAGTTATGCTATTTATTGTTAGTGTCTTTTTCTATGTCTTTATTGAGCAAGGTGTTCAATCGTGGCTGCCAACATTTAATACTAGAGTTCTTCACCTATCTGCATCAACAAGTGTCTTTATGGCAAGTGTATTCGCTTTAAGCATTGCAGCTGGTCGAATTACTTTTGGCTTTATTATGAAAAAAATTGACTGGAAAAAAGTTATTCTTTTAGGTCTAATTTGCTGTGCAATACTAATAGTATTTACACTACAATTATCTAAGTTAATTAACCCTAAAGAAACAGATACTCTTATTGCTATAGTTATTTCATTGCTTTTCCCTATGATTGGTTTTTTTATGGCGCCAATATACCCAACGTTATGCTCTAGTATTCTTAGCAGTCAACCAGAAAAGCTTCAAAGTGCCATGGCTGGTTTGATAATTATATTTTCTGCTTTAGGTGGTACTATTGGCTCAAGAATAATTAGTGAAATATTTGCTCATTTTGGTGGCGTTACTGCATTTTACTGCGTATTGATACCTATAGCTCTTTTAGTATTATTAATCCCTCCATATGCAAAACTTCATAGGAATAAATAGCATGTCAAATAAATCTCTAATCCAACTATCTGGCGAACTTTTTGAAGCAGTCCAGCTAAAACCTTGTTTTGATGATTCTAAATATTTTGTAGATATGACACCTAAAAAATCTCCTGATGAAATATTGAAAGAATATGAGAACTTAAAAAACTCAAAAGATTTTGACCTTAAAGCATTTATTGAAGATAACTTTTATCCTCCTGTAGCAGAGAAAACTTTTAGTAGTGATCAAAAAATATCACTATCACAATATATCAAACAAATGTGGAGCTTTTTGCATCAAACTTCTGATCAGCAGAATTCATTAAGCTCTCTTATCCCACTACCAAAACCTTATATAATCCCAGGAGGTAGGTTTAGAGAGGTTTATTATTGGGATTGTTACTTTACTTGTGAAGGCCTTCGTGAAGATGGTGAAATTCAAATGATCAAGGATATAGCTGATAATTTTGCATACCTTATAGATACTGTTGGATTTGTGCCAAATGCTAATCGAAAATATTATTTAACTCGCTCTCAACCCCCATTATTCTATTTAATTGTAAATATCTTATATCAAGAGCTAGGTATTTCTGCTATTGAAAAATACTTAAAAACTTTGGAAAAAGAATATTCATTTTGGATGGACACCCAAAGAAATATAAATGGTTTAAATAGATATTGGGATGACTCTGCAACACCAAGACCAGAATCATATAGAGAAGATATTGAACATGCACAAAATATCGATGATGAACCAAAATTCTATCGTAATATTCGCGCTGCTTGTGAATCTGGCTGGGATTTTTCTAGTCGCTGGTTTGCTCAAGAGGATGATTTTAATACTATTCAAACAACAGATATTTTACCAGTTGATTTAAATAGCTATTTATATGGACTTGAGCAGTTACTTGGAGAATGGTTTTTAGAAACATCAGATCATGCTAAAGCTAATAAATATCTTAAATTAGCAGATAAAAGAAAAAAACTTATCCAAAATAGATTTTGGAATGATGATAAAGGATTCTTTTATGATTTAAATCATACTACTGACAAGCTTACAACTATATCAAGCTTAGCAGGGGTAACTCCATTATTTTTAAACATAGCAACAAAGGAACAAGCCAAACAAGCAGCTAATATGATAGAAAATCAATTTCTAACTGAGCATGGACTTATTACAACGGTTATACACACGTCACAACAATGGGACTCTCCAAATGGTTGGGCTCCTTTGCACTTTGAAGCTGTTATCGGCTTAAAAAATTATGGCTTTAATAAGCTTGCCGAAACAATTGCTAAAAGGTTTGTAAACACTGTTAATCAGAAGTTTAATGAAACTGGTAAGATTCGTGAAAAATATGATGTCATAAATCCAAAGACAAATGCAGGTGGTGGTGAGTATATTGTTCAAGATGGTTTTGGTTGGACAAATGGAGTAACTACAAGCTTTATCAAGATGTATGACATAAAGATATAAATTAACTTATAAATAAGAATTAAAAGCTATTTGCTAAAAAATCATCAAACTTATCAAAATAACTTTTATGAGCCAAGTAAAGTAAGCCTCCTACTCAGCTTGTTCAACTTGATTTTATAAAAATAGTAAGTCTGTTGATTTAATGACTTTCAGTCGTTCCCGCGAAGGCGGGAATCTCTTAAATAGCTAGGAGATCTTCGTGTCACGCACGAGGATGACAATGATTTTTGTAGAATCCTCTTGATTAAATCAACAGTGTTATGAGTATAAGCTATATTTTATTATAAATTTGGAAAAAATATTTAAAGAAAAATTTAGAAAGAGATTTTATTTGATAATTGGATCTAACTCACCAGCTTCATATCTTTGGAACATTGTTTCAAGTGATATAGGCTTAATTTTACTAGCCATACCAGCACTTCCAAATGCTTCATATCTAGCCTGACAAATCTCAGACATTGCTACTTTTGCTACAGCATTATATTTACGTGGGTCAAACTCCGCAGGGTTCTCAGCCATAAATCTTCTAACTGCACCTGTTGCAGCCATACGTAGATCTGTATCAATATTTACTTTACGCACACCGAACTTGATAGCTTCAACGATTTCTTCTACAGGTACACCATAAGTTTCACCCATAGCGCCACCATAGTTATTAATCACTTCTAACCAATCTTGAGGCACAGAAGATGAACCATGCATTACCAAATGAGTATCCGGAATTCTTGCATGAATTTCTTTTACTCTCTTGATAGATAAAACATCACCTGTAGGCGGCTTAGTAAATTTATAAGCTCCATGTGAAGTACCTATTGCAATAGCTAAAGCATCTACTTTTGTCTTTTTAACAAAATCAGCTGCTTCTTCTGGATCTGTAAGCATTTGATCCATAGATAAAGTACCTTCTGCTCCAACACCATCTTCTTCACCTGCTTGCCCTGTTTCTAATGAGCCAAGACAGCCTAGTTCACCTTCAACAGATACACCACAAGCATGAGCCATATCTGAAACTGTTTTTGTAACATTTACATTATACTCATAATCAGAAGGAGTTTTACCATCTGATTTTAACGAACCATCCATCATTACAGATGAGAAACCTAACTGAATAGATCTTTGACAAACTGATGGAGATGTACCATGATCCTGATGCATACATACAGGAATATGTGGATACTCTTCTATTGCTGCTAAAACTAGATGCCTAATAAATGGTGCACCAGCATATTTTCTAGCACCTGCAGATCCTTGTAAAATAACAGGTGAATTTACTCTGTCTGCAGCTTCCATTACAGCTCTAACCTGCTCAAGGTTATTCACATTAAAAGCTGGCAGTCCATAACCATGCTCTGCAGCATGATCTAGTAATTGTCTTAGTGAAACTAAAGCCATATTTATCTCCTTATCTTACTTGACCTGCAACTATTACTTTAATTTTGTTTGTACTTCCGTGTACACCCATACTATCGCCACTAGTTAGAACAAAAACGTCTCCATTTTTAGCTAACTTTCTGCTTTCTAACTCCATAGATGCTGATCTATTTACATATAACTTAGACATTCTAGTTGAATCAAAATATATAGGTACTACACCCCTAAATAAAGTCATAGCACCGAGTGTTGGAGCATTACGTGATAGTGCATAAATAGGTAGATCACTATTTATACGTGACATCCAGCGAGAAGTATTACCACCTTCTGTAAGTACTATTAAACCTTTAGCACTAATATCATTAGCAATTTTAACAGCTGCTACTGATACTGCTTGATCAATACGACCACAGCTAGCAATCTTAGGCTTTTTAACCATATGGCTATATTTACTATGCTCTGCTGAATCACATATACGTGACATTGCCTCAATAGTTTCCACAGGATACTTACCTACTGCAGTTTCAGCTGAAAGCATCACAGCATCTGTTCCATCAAATACAGCATTTGCAACATCTGAAGCCTCTGCACGTGTTGGTGAAGAGTTTTCAATCATTGATTCCATCATTTGAGTGGCGGTGATAGAACCTTTTTCATTCTGACGAGCTGTAGTGATTATTAATTTTTGAGCTGCAGGAACATTCTCATCGCCTATCTCTACAGCTAAATCACCACGTGCCACCATTACAAGATCAGAAGCATCAACAATACCTTTTAGGTTCTCTTCTATAACAGCTTCAGCTCTTTCGATCTTAGCAACCATAGCAGGCTTCCAACCAGCTTCATGTACAAGTTGGCGTGCATACTCCATATCCTTACCATCTCTAACAAATGATACTGCTAAGAAATCTACTTGAAGCATTGCTGCTATTTTAATATCTTCTTTATCTTTATCTGTAAGAGCTGGTGCCGTTAGTCCACCACCTTTTTTATTGATTCCTTTATTATTAGAAACTTTACCACCTACAACAACCTTAGTAATAGCCTTATTTCCTTTTACTGAATCAACTTCTAAAACAATCTTACCATCATCAACTAATAGTATATCGCCTTTTTTTACATCCTGTATTAGCTCTTTATAGTCAATACTTACTGCATTTTCATCACCTTCTTCAAGACCTAAATCAGCATCAAGAGTAAATTTCTGCCCTTTTTTAATTTCTACAGAACCTTTCTTAAACTTTGATAGTCTAATTTTAGGACCTTGTAAATCAGCTAAAATACCAACATAAGTATCTTGCTCTTTTGCAATCTGACGGATAAGATCGACTCTTTTACGATGATCTTCTGCAGAGCCATGCGAGAAATTACATCTTACAGCATTAACCCCTGCTTTAATCATCTCTGTCAGAGCTTCTCTAGACTCACTTGCTGGACCAAGAGTAGCTAAGATTTTTGTTCTTCTCATATAAATAAACCTTAAATTACTTTTTTGCTTTTTTTATTAGCATTTCTATTGCAGGTAATTTTTTACCTTCTAAAAGCTCTAAAAATGCTCCACCAGCTGTAGATATATAAGAAACCTTATCTTTTATATCAAACTTTTCTATCGCGGCAATTGTATCACCACCACCAGCTACTGAAAAAGCATCTGACTCTGCTATAGCTAAAGATAAAG is a genomic window of Francisella sp. LA112445 containing:
- the tssC gene encoding type VI secretion system contractile sheath large subunit — encoded protein: MSENKTNLTEELLNNFGGSTEVEGVLKNIDFNVSDDASKVLSLSNDYNARNLMALSLVLANNNDINNYNQKYIQKVITVIDRLIDLQVNSIISNAEFRALEQEWLKVQEVCQEDYDNVEVSILDVKKEELQYDFERNLYDISSSDFFKKVYVSEFDQYGGEPYGGILGLYDFENTTNDIIWLTGMGMVAKNSHAPFIASIDKSFFGVSDLSEITQIKSFETLLEHPRYKEWNDFRNLDVAAYIGLTVGDFMLRQPYNPENNPVQYKLMEGFNEFVDYEDNKSYLWGPSSIQLIKNMMRSYDKTRWFQYIRGVESGGYVRNLVSCVYDNKGVLEAKPPLNVLFADYMELSLANVGLIPFVGEKGTNNACFFSINSAKKVEEFVDDFDSANSRLIANLSYTMCISRISHYIKCVIRDKIGSVVGAEQIQSILSDWISGFVTTVYQPTPLEMARYPFRNVSIEVKNIPGKPGWYSCKINVIPHIQFEGMDTSMTIDTRLEPELFGSI
- the tssB gene encoding type VI secretion system contractile sheath small subunit, which codes for MAKNKIPNSRLMINYETQVDGVLKKKELPYRVLVVGDLSKGRSDDAKKEFTDRQVRRIRNGVDRVLDDMNISFDFEAPNFVSKDPSNLRVNYKIQSIKDFRPDAVAKKVPEIRALLEMKEILASFAKDIENNRNLKKVIDMIFSNEKELEALKKKIPALANYSIKDSSDTVEADSSELSDLQEADDKQ
- a CDS encoding Pathogenicity determinant protein D, which codes for MSEDINDLLYDTDDLKKEKVNGGFFDFIKAWFYNDIERHMFFEDEIIVAQKLKMIDVMANTYAVERKKYFEKFLKDSHKQKSILTRIKDRDFAFYKDPNRVKLWSSITDTEVYNFFIKSSVNQMLGGGNIAQLTSLPKFKFNAKLTASVNTKNASAAASLAAAGEKSFAGSSCINLWSNLPVYASGSREVKSFIPLYLRMSGKASSSLFSYDVDISASTNKLNFTDSKSLELLDNFRGNINLKVVTAKGSREAKSFVYTPRFKEDYKLLNDLGFVLNTPEGSYRYLVPKTRDGLDLIREYTYPEIEQIYFGRSALSGYSKNNYKKQSLGADKDGEGLMVLGTSSKDYENPLIQIKTSTNTASFDLLSGEIKGKILADDLIGFSDAKGSVNKFRNQVDSVIKKNVSESFKSPFKIPNLSEFSDMEIKARFGLYSKQSASKLRTMRICIPMTTKMLDLNQTEGSYNIKSGMGHSMSKRHELKGAISYKSGILEDSAQRLFTGDSLDLKNQGLSAAKDLTKDYVDFGNYAKDKAGSLMESAANAAQEDFNFAKSRGTSAFNSMQDTLSGIYDKGSTFDSIIDSLNEVYKLKGGGLTNVDTNDILNVLSQNSSLAGLSGSAGADLNELKSKFKDIASIDIKKKAAESVLSTSYQQYNPSFDKAKIFNDPDSFYVQDTLVNYSQTLKKEEFKDQMSTINIVEFDDSSDLPILFNLCNMMTNESKRDEAKDFLSTKENANKTKEFIENLENTVTVISPESNISYTSINVLCDKRIGDVISENENASSVSLGSTVSLAGFNRMYSLDSRVSRVGVSPLDELSSFSAKKNKYKITFEEYFVKLAIQRYMEFMMVDDEADFIKSFISPMMECQKKLLDNLVLLNKDAKWKSSSSFKRAFSSSSFSFTGWLKERLPGFDFELSQEYAYFTGLIINFSIEEDNSSSETVVKLCKIIKSLDRLVRGFYLLLRRMAKSRNGRVGSHDVSESHLNMVKQILRSLCEPYKLFRQKVSEDCELLSALVNMLNFMDSFVEVQRLCASICIPTSAFFTLVNNNKDLLKDICYTVEKSGVTGIVFESTFGYSSEFFKEGHEMKLGIKSTPVRSSDGKVNEFTSIDRAANTEAVLQSIYNNIISLDEHNLERQFRGFRILKQENSTNTDKTGFNIGLAYDPISNDVSVDITKDNENLYSYSNLSKDEYVKKIKNIVEAKVALNLGFEHEEVRSSQGFSVLATIPAKGYSIDDLNRIYRPIIWV
- the anmK gene encoding anhydro-N-acetylmuramic acid kinase AnmK; this translates as MSDYKYCIGIMSGTSLDGIDVALCKIKGCGLDTDIKLVNFETYPYLDGLLNDIKQSLDLSKSNAQLLCSLNFKLGQEYANAVKKLVKKVGLNLKDIAFIANHGQTIYHQAVCEGGFIKSSLQLGDAATIAYECQTTVVSNFRAGDIAAGGDGAPLVPYVDYILYRDKDKSRALHNIGGIANTTIIPKNANIEDVYAFDTGPGNMMINRAVEVLFAKSYDEDGNIAKEGKLIKGMLQELLENPYLKQKPPKSTGRELFGIEYTDFIINKYKENTSEDIVHTLTIFTAESIARAYKDFVLNKHDLDQIIFTGGGAYNKFLIKTIAELLEVDVLTFEDVGENSDAKEAVAFAVLGNETLNKNYNNIPAATGANDKVILGQVNYFK
- a CDS encoding MFS transporter, with protein sequence MRYFQLKLSLFLIFFISAILLNSVGIVILQSVTHYHVTDVQASILEACKDLTIAIVSFIICSFIPRYGYKRAMLTGLAIITIGCIAMATLNSFLITKILFILIGVSFALIKVSVYSTVGLITNDSKAHASLMSLLEGVFQIGVVLCFFIFSIFIHFGNWLGTYWLIVGLCIIAFLLLLFTKLDESAVHISQDSNFLVDTLSMLKLIKLPIVMLFIVSVFFYVFIEQGVQSWLPTFNTRVLHLSASTSVFMASVFALSIAAGRITFGFIMKKIDWKKVILLGLICCAILIVFTLQLSKLINPKETDTLIAIVISLLFPMIGFFMAPIYPTLCSSILSSQPEKLQSAMAGLIIIFSALGGTIGSRIISEIFAHFGGVTAFYCVLIPIALLVLLIPPYAKLHRNK